In the genome of Hymenobacter cellulosivorans, one region contains:
- a CDS encoding Rossmann-like and DUF2520 domain-containing protein, with the protein MYHPSSGRRILLLGAGRVAQHLGPALWRAGHTVTHVWSRTLASAQAVAAQVPGALPISSLDLQSLPAADLYILCVPDGAVPAVLAEAAFPAGALVVHTAGALPLAVFAPYPALRGGVLYPLQTFSPGRLIEWLSVPICVEAGTAADQDLVAEVARSLSQVVEIVATPQRQAIHVAAVFACNFTNHLLGIGHALVQEAGLPFTLLEPLIRETVQKALAQPPFTVQTGPAVRQDTATLDRHRELLLGHPQWRQIYNELTASIQAT; encoded by the coding sequence ATGTATCACCCTTCTAGTGGGCGGCGAATCTTGTTGCTGGGGGCCGGCCGCGTTGCCCAGCACCTAGGGCCGGCCTTGTGGCGGGCCGGCCACACGGTAACCCACGTCTGGAGCCGGACCCTAGCCTCGGCCCAGGCAGTAGCAGCCCAAGTGCCCGGCGCATTGCCCATCTCCAGCCTCGACCTGCAAAGCCTGCCCGCCGCTGACCTCTATATTCTTTGCGTGCCCGATGGGGCCGTGCCCGCCGTGCTGGCCGAAGCTGCCTTTCCGGCCGGCGCCCTGGTCGTGCACACGGCTGGAGCCCTGCCGCTGGCGGTATTTGCGCCTTACCCGGCGCTGCGGGGCGGCGTCCTGTACCCGTTGCAGACGTTCAGCCCCGGCCGGCTTATTGAGTGGTTGAGCGTGCCCATCTGCGTGGAAGCGGGCACGGCTGCCGACCAGGACCTGGTGGCGGAAGTGGCCCGGAGCCTTAGTCAGGTGGTGGAAATAGTAGCTACGCCCCAGCGGCAGGCAATACACGTGGCGGCCGTTTTTGCCTGCAATTTCACCAACCACCTGCTCGGTATCGGCCACGCGCTGGTGCAGGAGGCTGGCCTGCCTTTCACGCTGCTGGAGCCTTTGATTCGGGAAACCGTGCAAAAGGCCCTGGCTCAGCCGCCCTTTACGGTGCAGACCGGCCCGGCAGTGCGCCAGGATACGGCCACCCTCGACCGGCACCGCGAGTTGCTGCTCGGCCATCCGCAGTGGCGGCAGATTTATAACGAGCTAACAGCCAGTATTCAAGCTACGTAA
- a CDS encoding 2Fe-2S iron-sulfur cluster-binding protein — MKVVNITFQFQDGQPDQTHVAAEGESVLDVALNNGIQLQHNCGGVCGCSTCHVYVLKGENDLPEISDKEEDFIDRAVNPRINSRLGCQCVMQGNEDVVILIPRQEFLGH, encoded by the coding sequence GTGAAAGTCGTCAATATTACCTTCCAGTTTCAAGACGGCCAGCCCGACCAGACGCACGTAGCAGCGGAAGGTGAATCGGTGCTGGACGTGGCTTTGAACAATGGAATTCAGCTGCAACACAACTGCGGCGGCGTCTGTGGCTGCTCTACCTGCCACGTGTACGTGCTCAAGGGCGAGAATGACCTGCCCGAAATCAGCGACAAAGAAGAAGATTTCATTGACCGCGCCGTCAACCCACGCATCAACTCCCGCCTGGGCTGCCAGTGCGTGATGCAGGGCAACGAAGACGTAGTTATCCTCATTCCGCGCCAGGAATTCCTGGGACACTAG
- the iscX gene encoding Fe-S cluster assembly protein IscX, translating into MAHFELPIHWNDHEDIAMALYEKFGDSFDEAKIYRIRFTDLLEWVLTLPNFVGTREQANEGHLEQIQAKWVYEWRDNQN; encoded by the coding sequence ATGGCCCATTTTGAGCTGCCTATCCACTGGAACGACCACGAGGACATTGCCATGGCCTTGTACGAGAAGTTCGGGGACTCTTTTGACGAAGCAAAGATTTACCGTATTCGCTTCACCGACCTGCTGGAGTGGGTGCTGACCCTGCCCAACTTCGTGGGAACCCGCGAGCAGGCCAACGAAGGCCACCTCGAGCAGATTCAGGCCAAATGGGTGTACGAGTGGCGCGATAACCAAAACTAG